The window TCATTCGGCATTTCTTTCGTATGCTCATCGAGTTTGACGCCCCGCCCCCGGCTCCGGCATGGCCTAAGGGCATCACCGTACACACGCCGGATGATCCTGAAGCTGAAATTGAAGCCATTTACCGCGCCGATAATGAAGCCTTCCGCGATCATTTTGGGCATATAGAGCAGCCCTTTGAAGACGGCTTCCCTGAATTTCGGCATTGGTTTTTGAATAATAATGAGATACATGATCCATCCATGTGGTATCTGGCAATGGATGGCGACAAAATTGCTGGCATTGCCTTGTGCATCAAACGCGATCCCGAAGACAAAGAATGCGGTCACATAGAGAGCCTGGCAGTGCTGCGCCCGTATCGGCGGCGTGGGTTGGGGTTGGCGCTGCTGCATCACGCTTTTGGCGAGTACTATCACCGCGGCTACAAACGGGTTTCGCTGGGCGTGGATGCACAGAATTTGACCGGTGCTTTAGGACTCTACAAACGCGCCGGGATGCATGTCAGCCGTCAATTTGATATGTACGAGAAAGAACTGCGCCCCGGCAAAGAAATTAGTGTAAAATCATTGACGTAAATCTTTAGCCACAGAGATCACAGAGTGATTTATTATTTCTCCGTGATCTCTGTGGCAGAATGGAGAATTTTATGATTACTACAATATTATGGGACATTGGCGGCGTGATTTTGCGGACAGAAGATCCTGGTTCGCGCGAGCAACTCGCCGCAGATTTGGGGCTGACGCGCCACGAGTTAGAGAAACTGGTCTTTGGGGGCGATCTCGGCACGCGCGCCCAAAAAGGTGAGATCACCCCCGAGGAACTGTGGGCCTCTGCAAGGTCCGCGCTGAAGCTTCCCTCCGATGCCTATCCAGACTTTGGCGAGCGTTTTTTCGGCGGTGACCGCATAGATCACGATCTGGTCAATTTTATCCGCAGCCTGAAACCGCGCTACAAAATCGGCATTATCAGCAATGCCTGGAAAGATTTACCCACGGCACTGACGCGCTGGGGCATCGCCGATGCGTTTGAAATGGTGGTGGGTTCAGGGGATGAAGGGATGATGAAACCCGATGCCCGCATTTATCAACTGGCTTTAGCACGGGCAGACGCCCAAGCCAACGAATGTGTTTTTGTTGATGATTTCCCCCACAATATTGAGGGCGCGCAAGCTGTGGGAATGCAGGGCATTCTGTTCCGTAGCGCTGAACAGGTAAGGAATGAGCTAAAGAATTTGCTCGAAGCTTAGCCCCTGGGGGTATATTTTTCGGCCTTCTTGGCATAGAGCGCCTGATCGGCAATGCGATATAAATCGTCGAGTGCGCGCGCATCATCGGGAAAAGTTGCGCACCCATACGAAATCCCCACTTTCAGGCCATCGTGAAGTTGTAACTCTTCCATAACTTCTTGTAACCGACGCATCAGCCTTTTCGAAATTTGGCTGTCAGCTTCGGCAAGTAGCAG of the Chloroflexota bacterium genome contains:
- a CDS encoding GNAT family N-acetyltransferase encodes the protein MTTTLPDGFTARPSSLDEIPVAVEFFNAHSMHYLGIENQQESSTRAEWTIPKYNPATDSRMVYAPTGELVGYIEAWTIDNPPVQSWVWYRVHPDYEGIGIGEWLLEWGEARVRQVIPSCADDLRVVYRSGVNTQITVNKQQMEAFGMQLIRHFFRMLIEFDAPPPAPAWPKGITVHTPDDPEAEIEAIYRADNEAFRDHFGHIEQPFEDGFPEFRHWFLNNNEIHDPSMWYLAMDGDKIAGIALCIKRDPEDKECGHIESLAVLRPYRRRGLGLALLHHAFGEYYHRGYKRVSLGVDAQNLTGALGLYKRAGMHVSRQFDMYEKELRPGKEISVKSLT
- a CDS encoding HAD family phosphatase encodes the protein MITTILWDIGGVILRTEDPGSREQLAADLGLTRHELEKLVFGGDLGTRAQKGEITPEELWASARSALKLPSDAYPDFGERFFGGDRIDHDLVNFIRSLKPRYKIGIISNAWKDLPTALTRWGIADAFEMVVGSGDEGMMKPDARIYQLALARADAQANECVFVDDFPHNIEGAQAVGMQGILFRSAEQVRNELKNLLEA